The Streptococcus equi subsp. equi nucleotide sequence CCCCTGAACCGCTAAATGAATCCCTCTGAACGACAATTCCTCCAATATAAGCTTCACAATAACCTCGCCCACCTCTAAGCTAGAATGCTGGCCAATACGACCACCAAGTACCTCGCTAGAGGACAGCCCTAAGACAAACAGTTGCCCTTTTTGATAGCACTACGCTCCACAATATCAAGCAAGATAGAGCGTGCTTCTTCTCTCAATACTTTTAAATTCATTGAATCACCTGCTTAATCATCTGACACTTTGACCAGCTGTTTTTTGACCCCTAAATACAGCAGATAGCCTACACCTATGCCAAGGGTATTTTGAGCAGCATTCCCCGAAATTTCTGAAATAGCAGCGCCCATACCATACATTGGAATAGCTGCAAGAAAATACAGACCAACCATTATCACAGAAGCAAGGCCCACGCCAAGAAAGCGATGCCTGCCAGGCAAGCCTGCTAAGTAGCCCTGAGCCCCATGAGCAACAAGACTAATCAGCATCCAATTGGGGTAACCTGAGATCAAATCAAGCAAAAAAGCTGATAAGCCCCCAACAAGCATACCCTCCTTTTTCCCAAGAGAAAAGGCAGTCACATACACCCCTGCATCTAAAAGACTTAAAAAACCTGTCGGCGTGGCAATACTCACAAACCTGCCCAGGACAACTGTCAGGGCAGTCAAGATAGACACAAGAGCTAGCTCTCTTGTCTGTTTCATATTTATCATAAGACAACTCCATAATCATTTGACTGTTGAATGGCTTCAAAAACAAGGTCTTTAGCCTGCTCAACAGCCCTAAGCGGTGAATATCCCTTAGCTAAATAAGCAGCAATTGCAGCTGCAAAGCTACAGCCAGCCCCACTGTTTTGTTTGGCCAAGACTGGCTTTTCTAAAAAGCACAGGGTTTTTGCGTCATAAAATAGATCTAGGGCAACTCGTTGATCAAAACGATTCCCACCCTTGATCACAACCCTCTTAGCCCCCATCTCATAAAGCTTTTTTGCCGCTTCTACCATTTGCTCCCTGCTATTAATAGCAAGCCCTGCCAAGCGTTCTGCTTCTCTTAGGTTGGGAGTAATCACTGCTGTTAAGGGAAAAAGAGAGCGCAAAGCCTGTGTCATTTCCACAACTGTCTGATCTTGATTTTCCTTAAATACTAAAACAGGATCTAAAACAACAGGGATATCCTTTTTTAGCTCTAAAAACAGGGCCACCTGCTCTGCTATTTCAGGTCTTGGCAAAAGACCAACTTTGATTGCCTGAAAAGGAATAGCTGCTAAGCTAGACAACTGCTTTGCCAGCAAATCAGTCGCAACAGGGTGAATGCTGAAACCTTTAGCATCACAGCTTGTTAAGCAGGTGATAGCTAAAAATGCAAAGCTATCGAGCTGATGAAGCACTGCCAAATCAGCCTGCAAACCACCACCGCTGAATATATCACTCCCAGCAATCGTTAATACCTTATTCTTCATAAATGATTTCCTTCAAATAAAGACCATTACCAGCCGCTGTCGGTCCAGCTAGCTGCCGATTCTTACTCTCTAAAACGAGCCTGATTTGTTCAATGGGCAACCGACCATTGCCGATCTTAAGCAAGGTCCCAACCATATTTCTAACCTGCTTATAAAGAAAGCCATTCCCTGAAAACGTAAAAACAAGAAAACCAGTTTTAGGGTCCTGAGTGAGGGTAGCTGCTGTAATGGTACGAACCTTATTTTTAACAGAGGTTCCCGCAGCTGTAAAGCCTGTAAAATCATGCGTCCCAACCAAATCCTTAATCGCAGCCTGCATTTTCGCAATATCTAAGGGATAAGGGTAATGGGTCGCATAATGGCGCATCATAGGATTTTTAGGACGACCAATATCCACTAAGAATTCATAGGTTTTGAAATGCTTATGGTAGCGAGCGTGAAAATCATCTGCTGCAATCTCCAGACTGATCACATCAATATCATCTGGTGTCTGGGTATCAAGTGCAAAGCGAAGCTTTTCAGGGTCTCTTTTTTGCTCCAAATCAAAGTGAATCACTTGACCATAAGCATGCACACCTGCATCTGTTCTACCAGCTCCATGAATCTGTATCCCTTGACCACCTGTCAATTTTTGCAGGGTCTTTTCAATCTCTTCTTGTACCGTACGTGCCTGACTTTGTCTCTGAAAACCAGAAAATAAGGTCCCATCGTAGGAAATAATTGCTTTATATCTTGTCATGCTATTATTCTACCATTTCTTCCAGCCATCAGAAAAGAGCATTTACGGCTTTTGTCCCCATACAGTTTTCGATTAGCTTTGATAATCAAGCTTGATTTGACGCCAACAGGCAAAAAAAGGCTACTGACAAGGACTAGCTTTTCTGCTATAATTTCTCTAATATTCAATAAGTAGACTGGAGAGCAAATGAAGGTAACAAAATTTGGCGGCAGCTCCTTAGCATCTGCCCAGCAGTTAGAAAAGGTCTTGGCTATTATCAAGGACGATCCTGAGCGTAAAATCATCGTTGTCTCCGCACCAGGCAAACGATCCCCTACAGACACAAAGGTGACTGATGCACTCATTGCTTATTACAAAGCCTACGTCTCAGACCGTCATTATCACAAGCATTTGGAATGGATTATCAATCGTTACCAACAAATCTGTAATGACCTAACTCTAGATAGCAAAATCATCACCCAAATTAAAGCTTCCTTAGAGCAATTGGCACGGCTTCCAAAAGAACATAATCCCTATTTATACGATACCTTTCTTGCGGCCGGTGAGGACAATAATGCTAAGCTAGTAGCTGCCTACCTCAAGGCAAATGGCTTAACTGCAAGCTATCTCCACCCCAAAGATGCAGGTCTAATCGTAAGCAGTGAGCCACAGCATGCACGTCTTCTTCCAATCAGTTACGATAAGCTAGAGGCCTTAAAGGATCATGATGACATTCTTGTTATTCCTGGATTCTTTGGTGTGACAAATGAAAACCAGATTTGTACCTTCTCACGTGGTGGCTCTGATATTACCGGCTCCATTATTGCAGCAGGAGTCACAGCTGACAGCTATGAAAATTTTACAGATGTCAATGGCATCTTTGCTGCCCACCCTGGTGTTGTTAAGCAGCCACAGACGATCACTGAATTAACCTACAGAGAAATGCGCGAGTTAGCCTATGCTGGCTTTTCTGTCCTCCATGATGAAGCATTAATCCCTGCTTACCGAGGGAAAATCCCAATCGTCATCAAAAACACTAACAATCCCAGCCACCCAGGTACAACAATTGTTCTTGAGCACCAGAGGAAATCCAATCCCGTTGTCGGTATATCAGGTGATGATCACTTTGTCAGCATTAACCTATCTAAATACCTCATGAACAGAGAAATTGGATTTGGGCGCAAGCTCCTTCAGATATTAGAGGACCTCAATATCAGATGGGAGCACATGCCTACAGGTATTGATGACCTATCAATTGTACTTAGAGAAAGAGAATTGACCCCCATCAAAGAAGAAGAAATCCTTCGCAGACTTGTCCAGCAATTAGAGGTTGATGAGGTGTCCATCACCAGGAACCTTTCTATTATCATGATAGTCGGTGAAAACATGAAAAGTCATATTGGTGTCACATCTGCCGCAACAAAGGCTCTATCTGAACATCATATCAATATTGCTATGATTTCCCAAGGCTCAAGTGAGGTATCTGTCATGTTTGTCATCAATAGCACCGATGAAAAAAAGGCCATTAGAGCCTTATATCAAACCTTTTTTAGCCCTGATCGACCCCTGTAAAGCTCCATATAACATCTCTTGTTAACACCAAGCTTCAAAAACAGCTCACAAGCTAGACAGTACTCCTAGCCTATGAGCTGTTTTGATGATCTAAAACTATCAAGATTAAGCATCGGTAGTAACGACTTAATATGCTCACAGCTATCATAAACTCTAGCTTTACCTTATTGAGGAAAAGAAAACCAGTTTTCACCTCAGCTAAGATTAACAACAAGCGATTAAGCACTTGCTAAAAACAGATAGACTTCAAAAGTGAGACATATGTATAATTTCTACCAGATCTAAATAAATATAGCAGCAGAGCACCGAGTTTAATAAGCCATTTCTGACATGATAAACTCGCCAAGCTCTCCACAGATCAAGATTTGCCTTATCAATTGATACAACAGCCAGCATTCTCAAAGATGCACAAGATCCATCACAGTCTAGCCATCTCCCTGCACAGTAAGCCTTTCAATCTCGTTCCGGTAACCCCTTTTATTTCTCACCAGTAAAGTCCTGAAAGTAAGGTCCTATCTTGCGAAGCAAGGCCCGTCTCCCCTCAAACCGCTCTCCCCTGATCAAAGCCCGAAACTGCGACAGCTCACCCTCTGTCAATCGCTCCTCAACCTCCTTCACAATCAACTGATAAGCCACATAATCATCTACTCCCAAACCACCTGCTGGTATCGCATGGCCTACCGACCCAATCTCCTCATAAGCCATCTTATGAAACCGACGCTTCTGACTCTCCTGCTGCCGCAACACGTCCTTCAAATAAGAGGAAAACTTGGTCTTAAAATAACGATATAGCTTCTCCTCATCCTCTATCAATTCTGGATAAGTGACCAATAACCGATACAAGATCAACCGCCCCTCCTGTAACCAATCATCTAGCTCCCACAGCTGAATATAATAATGCTGTCTTAGCTTCATAATAATAGGCTTGATCTTATCAAACAACCTCACTAAATCATCAGTCATTATACTTTCTCCTTTTCATGCTTAGTAGCCTTATTATAAGGAGACAAACAAAAAAACAACAGGACAGAAATGTCCTGTTGCCTTGCTATGCACCCTAGAGGAGTCGAACCTCTAACCGCCTGATTCGTAGTCAGGTACTCTATCCAGTTGAGCTAAGGGTGCTTTTCTTAACTATTACTATCCTACCATACTATCCCCTAAAAAGCAAGGCTCTATACCATCTGGAATAGGTAAGTCCACTGTGGAAATCATAGAGCTTTTTGAGTACACAAAAAAGAGAGCACCAAACTGATCCTCTCTAAATGTCCGTTGTTAGTCAACCCACTATAGTTGACATAGAGCCAAACTCCGCCAGTAGGACTCGAACCTACGACATCATGATTAACAGTCATGCGCTACTACCAACTGAGCTATGGCGGATCTAAGCTAAGCAACTTCCGTATCTCACAGGGGGCAACCCCCAACTACTTCAGGCGTTCTAGGGCTTAACTACTGTGTTCGGCATGGGTACAGGTGTATCTCCTAGGCTATCGTCACTTAACTTACGAGTCTTCTCCACTCAAAATTGAATAACTATAGTCTAACAAGAATTCCTTAAGCTGTCAATAGCGACTGGTTTCATCTTTTGGATAAGTCCTCGAGCTATTAGTATTAGTCCGCTCCATGTGTCACCACACGTCCACTCCTAACCTATCTACCTGATCATCTCTCAGGGCTCTTACTAACTTAACGTTATGGGAAATCTCATCTTGAGGAGGGCTTCGCACTTAGATGCTTTCAGCGCTTATCCCTTCCCTACATAGCTACCCAGCTATGCCTCTGGCGAGACAACTGGTACACCAGCGGTAAGTCCACTCTGGTCCTCTCGTACTAGGAGCAGATCCTCTCAAATTTCCTACGCCCGCGACGGATAGGGACCGAACTGTCTCACGACGTTCTGAACCCAGCTCGCGTGCCGCTTTAATGGGCGAACAGCCCAACCCTTGGGACCGACTACAGCCCCAGGATGCGACGAGCCGACATCGAGGTGCCAAACCTCCCCGTCGATGTGAACTCTTGGGGGAGATAAGCCTGTTATCCCCAGGGTAGCTTTTATCCGTTGAGCGATGGCCCTTCCATACGGTACCACCGGATCACTAAGCCCGACTTTCGTCCCTGCTCGAGGTGTTGCTCTCGCAGTCAAGCTCCCTTATACCTTTACACTCTGCGATTGATTTCCAACCAATCTGAGGGAACCTTTGGGCGCCTCCGTTACATTTTAGGAGGCGACCGCCCCAGTCAAACTGCCCGTCAGACACTGTCTCCGATAGGGATCACCTATCCGGGTTAGAGTAGCCATAACACAAGGGTAGTATCCCAACATCGCCTCCATCGAAACTGGCGTCCCGACTTCTATGGCTCCTACCTATCCTGTACATGTGGTACAGATACTCAATATCAAACTGCAGTAAAGCTCCATGGGGTCTTTCCGTCCTGTCGCGGGTAACCTGCATCTTCACAGGTACTAAAATTTCACCGAGTCTCTCGTTGAGACAGTGCCCAAATCATTACGCCTTTCGTGCGGGTCGGAACTTACCCGACAAGGAATTTCGCTACCTTAGGACCGTTATAGTTACGGCCGCCGTTTACTGGGGCTTCAATTCATACCTTCGCTTGCGCTAAGCACTCCTCTTAACCTTCCAGCACCGGGCAGGCGTCACCCCCTATACATCATCTTACGATTTAGCAGAGAGCTGTGTTTTTGATAAACAGTTGCTTGGGCCTATTCACTGCGGCTGACCTTCAGTCAGCGCCCCTTCTCCCGAAGTTACGGGGCCATTTTGCCGAGTTCCTTAACGAGAGTTCTCTCGATCACCTGAGGCTACTCGCCTCGACTACCTGTGTCGGTTTGCGGTACGGGTAGAGTATACGTATCGCTAGAAGCTTTTCTTGGCAGTGTGACGTCTCTAACTTCGCTACTTAACTTCGCTCCCCTTCACAGCTCAATGTTATAGATGTAAGCATTTGACTCACATCACACCTCACTGCTTAGCCGGACTCTTCCAGTCGTCCGGTTTAGTTAGCCTACTGCGTCCCTCCATCACTATATACTCTAGTACAGGAATATCAACCTGTTGTCCATCGGATACACCCTTCGGTCTCTCCTTAGGTCCCGACTAACCCAGGGCGGACGAGCCTTCCCCTGGAATCCTTAGTCTTACGGTGGACAGGATTCTCACCTGTCTTTCGCTACTCATACCGGCATTCTCACTTCTATGCGTTCCAGCACTCTTCACAGTATACCTTCATCACACATAGAACGCTCTCCTACCATTACCTTAACGGTAATCCACAGCTTCGGTAAACTGTTTTAGCCCCGGTACATTTTCGGCGCAGGGTCACTCGACTAGTGAGCTATTACGCACTCTTTGAATGAATAGCTGCTTCTAAGCTAACATCCTAGTTGTCTGTGCAACCCCACATCCTTTTCCACTTAACAGTTATTTGGGGACCTTAGCTGGTGGTCTGGGCTGTTTCCCTTTCGACTACGGATCTTAGCACTCGCAGTCTGACTGCCGATCATATCTCATTGGCATTCGGAGTTTATCTGAGATTGGTAATCCGGGATGGACCCCTCACCCAAACAGTGCTCTACCTCCAAGAGACTTCATATCGACGCTAGCCCTAAAGCTATTTCGGAGAGAACCAGCTATCTCCAAGTTCGTTTGGAATTTCTCCGCTACCCACAAGTCATCCAAGCACTTTTCAACGTGCCCTGGTTCGGTCCTCCAGTGCGTCTTACCGCACCTTCAACCTGCTCATGGGTAGGTCACATGGTTTCGGGTCTACGTCCACGTACTTACGCCCTATTAAGACTCGGTTTCCCTTCGGCTCCGTCTCTTCAACTTAACCTCGCACATAAACGTAACTCGCCGGTTCATTCTACAAAAGGCACGCTCTCACCCATTAACGGGCTCGAACTTCTTGTAGGCACACGGTTTCAGGTTCTCTTTCACTCCCCTCCCGGGGTGCTTTTCACCTTTCCCTCACGGTACTGGTTCACTATCGGTCACTAGTGAGTATTTAGGGTTAGGAGATGGTCCTCCCAGATTCCGACGAGATTCCTCGTGTCTCGCCGTACTCAGGATACTGCTAGGGTTAAAGACT carries:
- the pdxK gene encoding phosphomethylpyrimidine kinase: MKNKVLTIAGSDIFSGGGLQADLAVLHQLDSFAFLAITCLTSCDAKGFSIHPVATDLLAKQLSSLAAIPFQAIKVGLLPRPEIAEQVALFLELKKDIPVVLDPVLVFKENQDQTVVEMTQALRSLFPLTAVITPNLREAERLAGLAINSREQMVEAAKKLYEMGAKRVVIKGGNRFDQRVALDLFYDAKTLCFLEKPVLAKQNSGAGCSFAAAIAAYLAKGYSPLRAVEQAKDLVFEAIQQSNDYGVVL
- the truA gene encoding tRNA pseudouridine synthase A — translated: MTRYKAIISYDGTLFSGFQRQSQARTVQEEIEKTLQKLTGGQGIQIHGAGRTDAGVHAYGQVIHFDLEQKRDPEKLRFALDTQTPDDIDVISLEIAADDFHARYHKHFKTYEFLVDIGRPKNPMMRHYATHYPYPLDIAKMQAAIKDLVGTHDFTGFTAAGTSVKNKVRTITAATLTQDPKTGFLVFTFSGNGFLYKQVRNMVGTLLKIGNGRLPIEQIRLVLESKNRQLAGPTAAGNGLYLKEIIYEE
- a CDS encoding competence-specific global transcription modulator; the protein is MTDDLVRLFDKIKPIIMKLRQHYYIQLWELDDWLQEGRLILYRLLVTYPELIEDEEKLYRYFKTKFSSYLKDVLRQQESQKRRFHKMAYEEIGSVGHAIPAGGLGVDDYVAYQLIVKEVEERLTEGELSQFRALIRGERFEGRRALLRKIGPYFQDFTGEK
- the hmpT gene encoding membrane protein, producing the protein MINMKQTRELALVSILTALTVVLGRFVSIATPTGFLSLLDAGVYVTAFSLGKKEGMLVGGLSAFLLDLISGYPNWMLISLVAHGAQGYLAGLPGRHRFLGVGLASVIMVGLYFLAAIPMYGMGAAISEISGNAAQNTLGIGVGYLLYLGVKKQLVKVSDD
- the thrA gene encoding aspartate kinase, giving the protein MKVTKFGGSSLASAQQLEKVLAIIKDDPERKIIVVSAPGKRSPTDTKVTDALIAYYKAYVSDRHYHKHLEWIINRYQQICNDLTLDSKIITQIKASLEQLARLPKEHNPYLYDTFLAAGEDNNAKLVAAYLKANGLTASYLHPKDAGLIVSSEPQHARLLPISYDKLEALKDHDDILVIPGFFGVTNENQICTFSRGGSDITGSIIAAGVTADSYENFTDVNGIFAAHPGVVKQPQTITELTYREMRELAYAGFSVLHDEALIPAYRGKIPIVIKNTNNPSHPGTTIVLEHQRKSNPVVGISGDDHFVSINLSKYLMNREIGFGRKLLQILEDLNIRWEHMPTGIDDLSIVLRERELTPIKEEEILRRLVQQLEVDEVSITRNLSIIMIVGENMKSHIGVTSAATKALSEHHINIAMISQGSSEVSVMFVINSTDEKKAIRALYQTFFSPDRPL